One genomic region from Drosophila subpulchrella strain 33 F10 #4 breed RU33 chromosome 2R, RU_Dsub_v1.1 Primary Assembly, whole genome shotgun sequence encodes:
- the LOC119551001 gene encoding filamin-A isoform X2, producing MDVKDIKGAKVTHAGLLKHNSDGSTETQKITHAGLVARSPEGTAAKGMNIRGNEDLWVEIQANTFRNWVNEHLRETGMQVHDWATDFCDGTCLCALVENLQTRPLKPSWNRRPANQHHYLENASTALKSIEADHIKLVNIGNVDIVNGNIKLILGLIWSLIVRYQIGRSKFPPRKLMLAWLQAALPDCRITNLTTDWNSGVNLAALLDYCQPGLFPHWRSLDPSQSVRNCTQTMDLAQREFGVPKVLEPEYLASPWLDELSGMTYLSYFMKPGGPGYNATMRWVNTQVKDSVKNFTTDWNDGRVMCEIIKGLGGSAPAPEKLSTDPFHFENNIRKAVDAGARLGVQPILTAKDMANPEVEHLGIMAYAAHLQWVPPRPPLSDLVTVYLESTSGRVGEPTHFRVDVMSRDISLSSVRCHVVPPSGQPGQPVRLNAHGEGAYVPERYGMHEIVVEIGEDSLGGHFFRALPRLLQVAPPGMAPCALGSLVEVLVNATGAPKTEDILVTAVSPTGISHNCPLKKIDEGHSAIFKPDEAGIWEIAITYQGRHIQGGPFTCAVFDASGVSVHGLDGAMPLRAHTFEVDARGVGVSGELHVDIVHDKHSLVCSVEKIVENKYRVTFMPRQNGKYRVYIYFNGYDVKGSPFIMRVGTKGRSGKTRSSPLHDSKHRSESPSMHFISTTNTRHNDYRNSSLSRHNTAERTNSYSPQYSPKLDTTDYHSSSSRYYKRESETRSSELHTHSPLTIKTSNQYESSTRNITGSPRHASVSPVQRYSPNSAYISTATHRMGSPLTSPVSKNGYESSRTVEKSSTYKSTSNYVTDSSVRASPSLYGTAERLRRTGSPEPRIDHSSNVRVSSMKPASARRDSWDVINKTKHMLSHNSLESLANMTEKQLNTELQYNRPDLDHETHRNTQYNKFALHKQQQQQQQSDYRRDSPDDGERYKPSAITVKSHSNNTYTDKSGGYTKTVKESSEHVVTESNGHGPSPGYGYSSLSRFRPIDSNATGARAIRVQDIPNGSIGRPVEFEIDGSKAGSGNLEILVNGGRVTSSVRSLGGQRFIASFTPHEHGTHTVQITFNGETVPGSPWHAEIMSSPGLTALGESTRLVPANTPAVFEILPPPGQSLSKGECVASVLTPSKSKLNARVTHEAANGAARIEFVPTEVGTHVIDASINGTKIAGGPLIAKVYDSSLIQVTEVNGGVVGQPCQFRVDASAAGEGQLEISINEGEVPNHVQVVGGGRCLVSFTPEQAKSHLIDIKFNGETVRGCPFVCAVADTSRVLLNLSNLELIPVNRPSSFHITVSGGGAAELAVSVRGPQGELPVRVTGDIHAGFTAEFTPTTVGGHSINVEYNGFAVQGTPFLAKSYDASKVVVGSVSRGTMGRPVQFTVDAGDAGEGNLEITISAKGQNIPTQVHPQGSARFSVSFVPTESCEHTINVSFNKMPVPGCPITVGITGGVAGPQVSLGGPGPVHQTNSFVINHNGGRLEDIEVNVEGPAGQSVPAQVHQSAEGVFKAEFVPRVVGEHRVNVTVNGLATAGSPYAAKVYDVSAIKVKNVSSGTVGKAVTFLVETSQAGPGNLEVTVNGGRVPTSAQAQGQHTYAISFTPREAESHTVELRFNSQDVPGSPFTCRVAAAARIQSPETMDKVSVGRLFEFVVESDTKPTVEVLGPARRSVPVKIDPLASSTLGYNVKFEPMEVGDHSVEVRLPGGGHVEGSPFLLKAYSAEKVIVTDIRAGVVNKSVSFGINASQAGAGNLEIIVAVNGKNVPNFVQSEGNARFKVNFKPTEAATHSLSVRFNGHPVPGSPFSCHIAAAAASPSMGLPRAMAMGECLKQAAVKMDNTFELEGFEGVEPQIFVTSPSGDNEHCQLSQHDGGSYSASFRPTTVGRHLISVTANDQHINGSPFSCNVFDVSRVSISGLEQQYGPANLGVPVTFSVDAAGAGEGTLELVVSTDSSTVKAEVVACARGLYDVTFVPQSTEPHYVNITFNEVAVDGSPFRVDIQQHTQHIQIGSLAAIDFPADDQIVEIFSPDQKSVPYSINRQTAEFRTHMTGNYTLRFIDRETRQHIGSRTLCVFDPTLVKITEVSEAFCHRPASIGVSLNEAGQGDLSALVRCGATEVPHTIRGPSKTGVYEIVYQPTRVAPHKISILFNEVPISLKPLEINVLPASAGKEISVSGLGLYQSRVGKTTSFAIDTVKRPAREFDVVVSGPGGQALPVRCYQTKNGHLQAEFTINKPGQCVIEVLHQSKPLPGSPFTCESFDSSKVTTQGVTKEPLALHSPNSFTVRTDNAGTAELEAFAISPSNQSLPVLIAEQSEGVYNVEFVPSQPGNYKLTLMYGGETIPSSPLNFTASSSGVRNDARAAGHGLEVCHRNKEASFVVYCPIAPNVQIERLDEYGERIEPKIKALGNNEWRISYTILSVGKYEIRANCPNRGSLPGSPWHISCVESNKVTPVGGWGTLVDHDGRLILPARIIFDVENAGPGKLVCSIDGIEIPVDKLVDGKMCLNITGENLAAGEHDLDLTWSGLTITQCPRSAFVTGQQAADKVQLMGRGLAAAQAGEAAHFTIDASNAPAGRPEVILTSQDNTSLPVSLAQPRPSENIWMASYTPLKSTTGTLNLSVKWNGRLVKGCPLTVAVGSSMDASKVIASGEGLRHGIVGKDIKSWIDTRRAGPGELTAHCAGVRKVAYCELYDHGDATFTLNIKPQEPGRHLLTIKYGGQNVPGSPFALKVAGAPDASKVRVYGPGIEHGVLATFQSRFICDTRGAGAGQLTVRVRGPKGAFRVEMQRESQKDRTILCKYDPTEPGDYRVEVKWAGEFVPGSPFPVMIFDTEEELRRFLQGI from the exons ATGGACGTCAAGGACATTAAGGGCGCCAAGGTGACGCACGCGGGGCTGCTGAAGCACAACTCCGATGGCAGCACCGAGACGCAGAAGATCACCCACGCCGGATTGGTGGCCAGGAGTCCCGAGGGCACCGCCGCCAAGGGCATGAACATCCGGGGCAACGAGGACCTCTGGGTGGAGATCCAGGCGAACACTTTCCGCAACTGGGTCAACGAGCATCTGCGCGAGACGGGCATGCAG GTTCATGACTGGGCCACGGATTTCTGCGATGGCACTTGCCTGTGTGCTCTGGTGGAGAATCTGCAGACGCGTCCACTGAAGCCCTCGTGGAATCGCCGACCTGCCAACCAGCATCATTATCTGGAGAACGCCAGCACTGCTCTAAAGTCCATTGAGGCGGATCACATCAAGCTGGTGAACATCGGCAATGTGGACATCGTCAATGGGAACATAAAGCTGATCCTGGGCCTGATCTGGTCCCTGATCGTACGCTACCAGATCGGTCGCAGTAAGTTCCCGCCACGCAAACTGATGCTGGCTTGGCTGCAGGCCGCTCTGCCGGATTGCAGGATCACCAATCTGACCACCGATTGGAATAGTGGCGTCAATCTGGCGGCGCTTCTGGACTACTGCCAGCCGGGTCTTTTCCCGCATTGGCGAAGCCTCGATCCCAGCCAGAGTGTGCGCAATTGTACCCAGACCATGGATCTGGCCCAGCGTGAGTTTGGAGTCCCCAAGGTCCTGGAACCGGAGTACCTGGCCTCCCCCTGGCTGGATGAGCTATCGGGCATGACGTACCTCTCGTACTTCATGAAGCCCGGCGGTCCCGGTTACAACGCCACCATGCGATGGGTTAACACCCAGGTCAAGGATTCTGTTAAGAACTTTACG ACCGACTGGAACGATGGACGCGTTATGTGCGAAATTATTAAGGGACTGGGCGGCTCGGCGCCTGCACCGGAAAAGCTCAGCACGGATCCCTTCCACTTCGAAAACAATATTCGGAAGGCGGTGGACGCAGGTGCCCGGCTGGGCGTGCAGCCCATCCTGACGGCCAAGGACATGGCCAACCCGGAAGTGGAGCACCTGGGCATCATGGCCTACGCGGCCCACCTGCAGTGGGTGCCGCCAAGGCCGCCGCTGTCCGACCTGGTCACCGTCTACCTGGAGAGCACATCCGGTCGGGTGGGCGAACCG ACCCACTTCCGCGTGGACGTGATGTCGCGGGACATAAGCCTGAGCTCGGTGCGCTGCCACGTGGTTCCTCCGTCCGGCCAGCCGGGACAGCCCGTGCGCCTCAATGCCCACGGCGAGGGAGCTTATGTGCCGGAACGCTATGGGATGCACGAGATTGTGGTGGAGATCGGCGAGGACAGCCTGGGCGGACACTTCTTCCGCGCCCTGCCACGCCTGCTGCAGGTGGCGCCGCCGGGAATGGCGCCCTGCGCCCTGGGCAGTCTCGTCGAGGTGCTGGTCAATGCCACCGGGGCGCCCAAGACGGAGGACATCCTGGTCACGGCGGTCTCGCCCACCGGCATCTCCCACAACTGCCCGCTGAAGAAGATCGACGAGGGACACAGTGCCATATTCAAGCCGGACGAGGCGGGCATCTGGGAGATAGCCATCACCTACCAAGGTCGCCACATCCAGGGCGGACCCTTCACCTGTGCCGTGTTCGATGCGTCTGGAGTTTCGGTCCATGGATTGGATGGAGCCATGCCCCTGAGGGCGCACACCTTCGAGGTGGATGCACGCGGAGTGGGCGTTTCGGGGGAACTGCATGTGGACATTGTGCATGACAAGCATTCGCTGGTCTGCTCCGTGGAGAAGATCGTGGAGAACAAGTACCGAGTGACCTTTATGCCCAGGCAGAATGGAAAGTACCGGGTGTACATCTACTTCAATGGCTACGATGTCAAGGGATCGCCATTCAT CATGCGAGTGGGCACCAAGGGCAGATCTGGAAAAACACGTAGCAGTCCGCTTCATGACAGCAAACACCGTTCGGAGAGTCCTTCGATGCACTTCATCTCCACCACGAATACCCGGCACAATGATTATCGGAACTCCTCCTTATCAAGGCACAATACGGCTGAGAGAACGAATAGCTACTCCCCGCAGTATTCGCCCAAGTTGGACACCACCGACTATCACAGTTCGAGTTCCAGGTACTATAAGCGGGAAAGCGAG ACCCGCTCCAGCGAGCTGCACACCCACAGCCCATTGACCATCAAGACCTCGAATCAGTACGAGAGCTCCACGCGAAATATCACCGGCAGTCCAAGACACGCCTCCGTTTCGCCCGTGCAACGTTATTCACCCAATAGCGCCTACATTTCCACGGCCACCCACAGGATGGGAAGTCCCTTGACCAGTCCGGTGAGcaag AATGGTTACGAGTCCTCGCGAACTGTGGAAAAGTCCTCGACCTACAAGTCCACCTCGAACTACGTCACCGACTCGAGTGTTCGTGCCAGTCCCTCGCTGTACGGAACGGCGGAGCGACTGCGTCGAACTGGATCGCCGGAGCCGCGCATCGATCACTCCTCCAACGTGAGGGTGTCCTCGATGAAGCCGGCCTCCGCCAGGCGCGACAGCTGGGACGTCATCAACAAGACGAAGCACATGCTCTCGCACAATTCGCTCGAATCGCTGGCGAACATGACCGAGAAGCAGCTGAACACGGAACTGCAGTACAACCGGCCCGATTTGGACCACGAAACGCACCGGAACACCCAGTACAACAAGTTCGCCCTGCataaacagcagcagcagcagcagcagtcggACTATCGCCGGGATTCCCCCGATGATGGAGAGCGCTACAA ACCCAGTGCCATTACAGTCAAGTCACATTCGAACAATACTTATACGGACAAGTCCGGTGGATATACGAAAACCGTGAAAGAGTCCAGCGAGCATGTGGTCACCGAGAGCAACGGCCACGGACCTTCTCCTGGTTACGGATACAGCTCGCTCTCTAGATTTCGACCCATAGACAGCAATGCCACTGGTGCCAGGGCCATTCGGGTGCAGGATATACCGAACGGCTCCATTGGACGGCCCGTCGAATTCGAGATCGATGGCTCGAAGGCGGGCTCCGGCAATCTGGAGATCCTGGTCAACGGCGGGCGTGTCACCTCCTCGGTCCGCTCGCTGGGAGGTCAGAGGTTCATAGCCAGCTTCACGCCCCACGAACATGGAACGCACACAGTGCAGATCACCTTCAATGGCGAAACAGTTCCAG GTTCACCGTGGCACGCTGAAATCATGTCCTCACCCGGCCTGACCGCTCTGGGCGAATCCACGCGCCTGGTACCCGCCAATACGCCGGCGGTTTTTGAGATACTGCCGCCTCCTGGACAAAGCCTGAGCAAGGGCGAGTGCGTGGCCTCCGTTTTGACCCCTAGTAAGTCGAAACTGAACGCCAGAGTCACCCATGAGGCGGCAAATGGTGCTGCTCGCATCGAGTTCGTGCCCACCGAGGTGGGCACCCACGTGATCGATGCGTCCATCAACGGCACGAAGATCGCTGGCGGCCCGCTGATCGCCAAGGTCTACGACTCCAGCCTGATCCAGGTGACGGAGGTGAATGGCGGCGTGGTCGGCCAACCGTGCCAATTCCGTGTGGATGCCAGCGCCGCCGGCGAGGGCCAGCTGGAGATATCCATCAATGAGGGCGAGGTGCCCAATCATGTCCAGGTCGTGGGCGGCGGTCGCTGTCTGGTCTCCTTCACGCCGGAGCAGGCCAAGTCGCATCTGATCGACATCAAGTTCAATGGCGAAACGGTGCGTGGCTGTCCCTTTGTCTGCGCCGTGGCGGACACCTCGCGAGTGCTGCTCAATCTCTCCAACCTGGAGTTGATTCCGGTCAACCGGCCCTCCTCCTTTCACATCACCGTGAGCGGAGGCGGAGCCGCCGAGCTGGCCGTCAGTGTGCGCGGTCCCCAGGGCGAGTTGCCCGTTCGGGTGACCGGAGATATCCACGCTGGCTTCACGGCAGAATTCACGCCCACCACAGTGGGCGGCCATTCGATAAATGTGGAGTACAACGGGTTCGCCGTGCAGGGAACCCCCTTCCTGGCCAAGTCCTACGATGCCAGCAAGGTGGTGGTGGGCAGTGTCTCGCGGGGAACCATGGGACGCCCGGTGCAGTTCACCGTGGATGCGGGCGATGCCGGTGAGGGCAATCTGGAGATTACCATTTCGGCCAAGGGACAGAACATTCCCACGCAGGTGCATCCGCAAGGCAGTGCAAG ATTTTCCGTTTCGTTTGTGCCCACGGAGTCGTGCGAGCACACGATCAACGTGTCATTCAACAAAATGCCCGTGCCCGGCTGTCCGATTACGGTGGGCATCActgggggcgtggccgggCCGCAGGTGTCTCTCGGAGGCCCCGGACCCGTGCATCAGACCAATTCTTTTGTAATCAATCACAATGGCGGCCGTTTGGAGGACATCGAGGTGAACGTGGAAG GACCTGCTGGCCAGTCGGTTCCTGCGCAAGTGCATCAGTCCGCAGAAGGTGTCTTTAAGGCGGAGTTTGTGCCCAGGGTCGTTGGCGAGCATCGAGTGAATGTCACTGTCAACGGATTAGCCACCGCCGGAAGTCCATATGCAGCCAAG GTCTACGATGTCAGCGCCATCAAGGTGAAGAATGTGAGCAGTGGCACAGTGGGCAAGGCTGTCACCTTCCTGGTGGAGACCTCCCAGGCGGGACCCGGCAATTTGGAGGTGACCGTAAACGGAGGCAGGGTCCCAACCTCCGCCCAGGCCCAGGGTCAGCACACCTATGCCATCAGTTTCACACCCCGAGAGGCGGAGAGTCACACCGTGGAACTGCGCTTCAATAGCCAGGATGTTCCCGGTTCCCCCTTCACATGCCGCGTGGCAGCCGCCGCTCGAATCCAATCCCCTGAGACCATGGACAAGGTCAGCGTGGGTCGGCTCTTCGAGTTCGTGGTGGAATCGGACACCAAGCCCACGGTTGAAGTACTGGGCCCTGCCAGGCGGAGTGTTCCCGTGAAGATCGACCCCCTGGCTTCGTCCACCCTGGGCTATAATGTCAAGTTCGAGCCCATGGAAGTGGGCGATCACTCCGTGGAGGTTCGCCTGCCCGGCGGAGGTCATGTGGAGGGCAGTCCCTTCCTGCTGAAGGCCTACTCCGCCGAAAAGGTCATTGTCACAGACATTCGTGCTGGCGTGGTTAACAAGAGCGTGAGCTTCGGGATCAATGCCTCCCAGGCGGGGGCCGGCAACCTGGAGATCATTGTGGCCGTTAATGGTAAAAACGTACCGAACTTTGTGCAATCCGAGGGCAATGCTCGTTTTAAGGTGAACTTCAAGCCCACGGAAGCGGCCACCCACTCGCTGTCGGTGCGATTCAATGGACATCCGGTGCCGGGTTCGCCATTCAGCTGTCACATCGCCGCTGCAGCGGCTTCGCCTTCAATGGGACTACCCCGGGCCATGGCCATGGGAGAGTGCCTGAAGCAGGCGGCCGTCAAGATGGACAACACCTTCGAACTGGAGGGTTTCGAGGGCGTGGAGCCGCAGATCTTTGTGACCTCGCCGTCGGGGGACAATGAGCACTGCCAGTTGAGCCAGCACGATGGAGGCAGTTACTCCGCCTCGTTTCGTCCCACCACCGTGGGTCGTCACTTGATCAGCGTGACAGCCAATGACCAGCACATAAACGGATCCCCCTTCAGTTGCAATGTCTTCGATGTGTCCAGGGTCAGCATCAGTGGGCTGGAACAGCAGTATGGACCAGCCAACCTCGGTGTTCCAGTCACCTTCAGTGTGGATGCAGCAGGAGCTGGTGAGGGAACCCTGGAGCTGGTGGTCTCCACCGACAGTAGTACTGTCAAGGCAGAGGTGGTGGCCTGTGCCCGCGGTCTCTACGATGTCACCTTTGTGCCCCAGAGCACGGAACCCCACTACGTGAACATCACCTTCAATGAGGTGGCCGTGGATGGCAGCCCCTTCCGCGTGGACATCCAGCAGCATACGCAGCACATTCAGATTGGTAGCTTGGCGGCCATTGACTTCCCGGCGGATGACCAGATCGTTGAGATCTTCTCACCGGATCAGAAGTCTGTCCCATATTCGATTAACAGGCAGACGGCGGAGTTCCGTACCCACATGACCGGGAACTACACGTTGCGCTTTATAGATCGCGAGACCCGTCAGCACATTGGATCCCGCACCCTGTGCGTCTTTGATCCCACTCTGGTGAAGATCACCGAGGTGAGCGAGGCCTTCTGCCACCGGCCAGCCAGCATTGGAGTGTCCTTGAACGAGGCTGGACAGGGAGACCTGTCCGCTTTGGTGCGCTGTGGAGCCACCGAAGTGCCGCACACGATCCGGGGACCCAGCAAGACTGGGGTCTACGAGATAGTCTACCAACCCACCCGTGTGGCTCCCCACAAGATCAGCATCCTGTTCAACGAAGTGCCTATCTCGCTGAAGCCCCTGGAGATCAATGTCCTGCCCGCAAGTGCTGGCAAGGAGATCAGCGTCAGTGGACTGGGTTTATATCAGTCTCGAGTGGGTAAGACCACTTCGTTTGCCATTGACACGGTCAAGAGGCCAGCCAGGGAGTTCGATGTGGTGGTTTCCGGACCAGGAGGCCAAGCTCTGCCGGTGAGATGTTATCAGACGAAGAACGGTCACCTGCAGGCGGAGTTCACCATCAACAAGCCGGGACAGTGTGTGATTG AGGTACTGCACCAATCGAAGCCCCTGCCCGGCAGTCCCTTCACCTGCGAGTCCTTCGACAGCAGCAAGGTCACCACCCAAGGGGTCACCAAGGAACCGCTGGCCCTCCACAGTCCCAACAGTTTCACCGTGCGTACGGACAATGCCGGAACCGCCGAACTGGAGGCCTTCGCCATATCGCCCAGCAATCAGAGTCTACCCGTTCTTATAGCCGAGCAATCCGAGGGTGTCTACAACGTGGAGTTTGTGCCCTCGCAGCCGGGCAACTACAAGTTGACCCTGATGTACGGAGGAGAGACGATCCCCAGCTCACCGCTGAACTTCACCGCCTCCTCGAGTGGAGTGAGGAACGACGCCCGGGCCGCTGGCCACGGACTGGAGGTGTGTCATCGAAACAAGGAGGCCTCCTTTGTGGTCTACTGCCCCATTGCCCCGAATGTCCAAATCGAGCGATTGGATGAGTATGGCGAACGGATAGAGCCCAAGATCAAGGCGCTGGGCAACAATGAGTGGCGCATCTCGTACACAATTCTATCGGTGGGCAAATACGAGATCCGAGCCAACTGTCCGAACAGGGGAAGCTTGCCGGGATCACCGTGGCACATCAGTTGCGTGGAGTCCAACAAGGTCACCCCAGTGGGTGGCTGGGGAACTCTGGTGGACCATGACGGCCGCCTGATTCTCCCCGCTCGCATCATCTTCGATGTGGAGAACGCGGGACCGGGAAAGCTGGTCTGCAGCATTGATGGTATCGAAATACCGGTGGACAAGTTGGTCGACGGCAAGATGTGCCTGAACATCACGGGCGAGAATCTGGCTGCCGGCGAGCATGACTTGGATCTGACCTGGAGCGGCCTGACCATCACCCAGTGTCCAAGGAGTGCCTTTGTCACGGGCCAACAGGCGGCGGATAAGGTGCAGCTCATGGGTCGTGGGTTGGCTGCAGCTCAAGCTGGAGAAGCGGCCCACTTTACCATTGACGCCTCGAATGCGCCAGCCGGTAGACCTGAGGTGATCCTCACCAGCCAGGACAACACATCGCTGCCAGTGAGCTTGGCGCAACCCAGGCCCAGCGAAAACATCTGGATGGCCTCATACACGCCACTGAAATCCACAACAGGCACTCTGAATCTCTCCGTGAAGTGGAACGGTCGTTTGGTAAAGGGATGTCCGCTCACGGTGGCAGTGGGTTCTTCCATGGATGCCTCCAAGGTGATTGCATCCGGCGAGGGACTGCGTCACGGTATTGTCGGCAAGGACATCAAATCCTGGATAGACACCAGGAGAGCAGGCCCCGGCGAACTCACCGCCCACTGTGCCGGCGTACGCAAGGTGGCCTATTGCGAACTGTACGATCACGGCGATGCGACCTTTACATTGAACATAAAGCCCCAGGAACCAGGTCGCCATCTGTTGACCATTAAATACGGAGGACAAAATGTTCCGGGCTCGCCGTTCGCACTTAAAGTGGCCGGAGCACCGGATGCCAGTAAG GTTCGTGTCTATGGACCTGGAATCGAGCATGGAGTGCTAGCCACCTTCCAGTCCCGCTTTATCTGCGATACTCGAGGAGCTGGAGCTGGTCAACTAACAGTTCGTGTTCGAGGACCCAAAGGAGCTTTCCGCGTGGAGATGCAGCGAGAGAGTCAGAAAGATCGCACCATACTCTGCAAG TACGATCCAACCGAACCAGGCGACTATCGAGTAGAGGTAAAGTGGGCTGGCGAATTTGTGCCAGGCTCGCCTTTCCCCGTCATGATCTTCGATACTGAGGAGGAGCTACGAAGGTTCTTACAGGGCATATGA